The genomic segment taatttcataagatatttgtattttgtatatatttatcacataattatttgttttataatataaatattttaaaaaaattatttcaaaatgttATTTCTTATTGTCATGGGTCTTATATCacatcaaaatcaaatatcGCAACAATCATTAAAATCCAaagttaaatcaataaaattatattataattaatgtttttttactagtgtcgCAACCGGGATTGCGACGGGAAAGACGGCGAaactcttaaaaaattataaaagaagttTGAAAATCAGAGTTTGGAGTCGCCAACACAACGtctgcccgaaggcagtacctttaattagaTATGTAAAGAtgatatagtttttaaaatgattatttttcccaaataaaatacaatacaagataggaaacaaaataatattttttattgacaaggattgaccttgctcctacgtattctcatgtgagaaattaagggtacgtagttcttttggaaaatatgtttgtataattttttgagaaaatatttggaaatttgtttgggatgattatgaataattttttatttttagggaaATGAACATTGGATTTTTGGGaggtgaacctgacaaggattgaccttgcttctacgtatctccacttttgatggagaatcaaggatcacgtagttttGGCCgtttatcattttaaaagggtttacactttttattttttgagattttatgatttttttggtatttttgcattatcttgaagaaaaagttgtCATGATGTAATAATCAACAAGTTGgatataaaacaaatagatgataaaattatttttatatgtttttaaaaaaagttttgtaatttttatgattttttgacATAATTGACATGATTGAGAAAgattaagatgaaaaaataattacaaagatTTTACACTTACTTGCaagaaaattacattttttttaattatcaagcAAATCTGAGACTTGACATGATAATCAAAATGattatgaaaaatgtaattatcAAGCAAGTCCTATACTTGacataacaattaaaattattattatgaaaaatgtaattatcAAGCAAGTCCGAGACTTAACatgacaataattattattatgaaaaattgaattatcaaGTAAATTCGAGACTTGacatgataataaataattttgttattttttattagagataagaaaacaaaatggtttataaatgaaaatttagaatcaaaaacagcaaaaacaatTATggaacaataaaacaaattttaacaagataattcaaaataaaaagaagaggtGAAGGGATAAGAACCTGGATAAGAAGACAAGGATAGTCCGATCAAGATGCAAGTGAAAATAGAAGCTTCAAGAGATGTAGATGTTGATATGGAGGAGAAGAGGTGTGTTGAAGTGTTTGATTATGgaatgaagagagaagagaTATGTGTATGTGAAGATATGTGGTGTGTGTAGAAGAATGATAGTAGGGGAGAGAAGAAATGTGTGGAAATATATGTAGTTcgagagagaagagaaggatGTTGTGTGATTGTGTGTAAaaatgaagtgaagagaatgtgaGTATTTTTAGAGTTATGATTAGAGAAAGggttgaataaaatataattttaaaaaatgagttgaaaatatgaaaaagttaatgtgaaaaataagtaaaagaaataatattaaaagtggGTGaataaattaggtgaaataaaatatagtaaataataaaagttaatgtgaaaaataagtgagagaaataatataaaaagtgggtggagaaattaggtgaaataaaatatagtaaatagtaaaagttaacgtgaaaaataagtgaaagaaataatataaaagtgggtggggaaattaggtgaaataaaatatagtaaatagtaaaagttaatatgaaaaataaatgaaagaaataatataaaaagttggtggagaaagtaggtgaaataaaatatagtaaatagtaaaagttaatgtggaaaataagtgaaagaaataatataaaaagtgggtggagaaattatgtaaaataaaatataataaaaaaatgaatagaaaaagttaatgtggaaaataagtgaaataaataatataaaaagttggtggagaaagtaggtgaaataaaatatagtaaatagtaaaagttaatgtggaaaataagtgaaagaaataatataaaaaattggtggagaaagtaggtgaaataaaatataataaaaaaaagtaagtgaaaaaattagaaaagttagagagaaaaaaataaataaatatataagaaatgtaatagtaaatgaaaaaaaatggttatttggagggtgatgtggaaagtgggtgtgataagaaaaaaaatggtgaaGAAGTAAAAATGTACGAGATTATTTTGACTCATTAGAGTAtgagttaaaaatttaattaggggtggaaacaataaaacaaatagtatttttatatttttgtgataaattttatttatccgtacaaaattgggtgttgagaactagtaattttttcttaataatttttctttttctttttgagatATCATTTACAAACTAAgcaaaaaaaacaattttttaaatttttgtggtGACACTTATccaaatatatgttatatatatatatatatatataaaattaattttataatgataaatttatacgtataataatgtatattttattttttgtaatacatatattataataatataatttaattagataattataataatgaatttactaattttagtggaataaattttttattatattaattaattaaattaatattttaaattaaatataatattaaagttttaaaataattttatctaaataGAAAGAGTTTTAAGAATTTAATTGTGATAACTAAACTATGTAATGAATTTAAAACACTTGACCCAATCAAACATATTAcctaaattacattatttttcccACATTGATATATACATTATAGGGAGAATATAAGAATAGGATGATAACAGGTGGTGTAAAGTTAATAGTAAATAAATGCATCCTAAATATATActaacaactaaaaaaaaaggaaaaatacacATGTGGATGATAATTTGCATTCAAGTTGCATGTAATATCAATGGTCTTTAATTCTTTTTAGGTGACTAAGTGTATCCTAAATATATACTAACaactaaaaaaggaaaaatatacatGTGGATGATAATTTCCATTCAAGTTGCTTATAATATTAATGGTCTTTAATCCTTTTTAGGTGACTATAAATAAAGTTATGTAGTTCGAAAATTAaatcactcaacacacaagtcaGAGTGTGAAATAATcgaaagcaaaaaaaaaaatatgaagttcTCTAtgattatattacttttatctttttctaccattaattttattttagttcaatCAGTTACTCttgaaatatcaaaatttggaGGAAAACCAAATCAAGATATAGCTAAGGTATGCCATTTTAGATTGAACAAGAAAGATATGATATTgttttgatgagaaaaaaaccACATTTCACCGCAAGTCATAGATTTTTTTGGCTACTATTACAATGTGTTtcaataatgtattatttttatattgactAGGCTCTTACAAGTGCTTGGGCTGAAGCATGTGCATCCACATCTGCTGTTAAAATAGTGATTCCAAGTGGAACATATCAAATGACTCATGTAGATGTAAAAGGTCCTTGCAAGGCTCCTATTGAAATTCAAGTTGACGGCACAATTAAAGCACCTGTAAAGCCAGAGGACGTTGGAGGTGATCAATTGCTTAGGATCGGCTATGTTAACTCCTTAACCATATCTGGTAATGGAGTTTTTGATGGTCAAGGTTCATATGCTTGGAAACATAATGATTGTTCAAAACAAGTCAAATGCAAATTGCTTGGCATGGTAAATAAGTATTATtatcaaaaatcaaataaaatttaacacgACTTGtgcatttataaaaattaaattcattcttttttatattcttttatcaaATGTCAACAGAATTTGGGTTTCAATTTCATCAATAATTCAATAGTTCGTGGAATCACAACCAAGGATAGTAAACACTTTCATGTCAATGTTTTGGGCTGCAACAATTTCACATTTGATGGGTTTAAAGTAACTGCTCCAGGTGATAGTGCCAACACCGATGGCATCCACATTGGAAGATCCACAGGTGTGAATGTTCTTAATACACAGATTGCCACTGGAGATGATTGTGTCTCACTAGGTGACGGTAGCAGACAAGTACTTGTGCAAAATGTGACATGTGGACCTGGTCATGGTATTAGTATTGGAAGCCTTGGCAAATACAAGGAAGAAGAACCTGTTGAAGGTATCACAGTTAAGGGTTGCACTTTGAAAGGAACTACCAATGGAGTGAGGATTAAGACTTGGCCTAATCAGCCAGGAACAATTACAGTTACAGACATGAAATTTGAAGATATTACCATGGACAATGTTTCGAACCCTGTTATCATAGACCAAGAGTATTGTCCATGGAACCAATGCTCCAAACAGGTATTTTGTTCCTTATCTAGTACACATTAAGATTATtctttttgtacaaaaaaatTCTTGCACTAAGATGACTTAAAAACCTACCTTTTATCGTATCTCTTATTGTTGTGATGATTCAGAATCCATCGAAAATAAAGATAAGCAAAGTTATCATTAAGAATATCAAGGGAACTTCGGGAACTAAAGAAGGACTTGTTCTTGCTTGTAGTAGTGGTGTACCATGTGAGGGTGTAGAGATATCTAATGTTGATCTCACATTTAATGGAGCTCCGGCAACAGCTACGTGTTCTAATgtcaagcccaaaataacaggaAAAGTTCCTGAGTGTACAGCTCCAACtactaaaaaagaataatttaaatttttttagacaatttatttatacaattactTATTGTAAAAGAACAATTATAGGATTAGTTAGTAATGTAAGTCGTTTTTAAATAAGGACTTGATATCAAATTCAAGTAAAACAATAAggtatgtaatatttttttattaaaaacgtGTTTTAATAATGTGAacatattcaataaattttttatgggTTATATGTAATATCGAAATGTTtatgaattgatataaaatattcatgtaAGTGAAGAAactatttttcctttaattaatttagaatgTTTTGCTTTAATctatatattattagaatacGAAGTAACGATTATTTTTTGGGTGTTgctctctccaccaccacacctttctccctccacatcccctttactattttatcactcagtaaaattttatttttagggttattattttttaattttacccattcacaacctatttcactaataacatattctagtcccgtacatgagtaaaatacttttctttcattttaacattatatttcttcctctctttctttcgtcgttttgagatactacaagttgcaaaggttggtggtggtggaaagaattatcaagcagtctccctctcgtggtgtaGTGTCGCTCTCatggtgcagtgcgtggagtggtgcagtgcgtgtcgtgcttcctcgtattcgaataaaccttgaaataaaacctaaaataaaaaacgtaacctttaaacagaggtgacatccttcaacggatgtcaacatccttcaacggatgtcaacatctgtttaaggagaaacggatgtcaacatccgtttaaggagaaacggatgtcgacatccgttttaccttaaacggatgttgacatccgttgaagatgtcacctccgtttaaatgttacgtttttttattttagagtttgttttattaggggacatctgttgaaggatgtcacctccgttgatgtatacttcctcacgctggttgatgctctaGACGCTcttcgatgttcctccacaccacggcgacgacactccttcacaccacggcggcaatggaagctttcaaaccaaaaaaaaaaactgggaagaaaaaggaatggaagtgcgagaggtggggaggtga from the Vigna angularis cultivar LongXiaoDou No.4 chromosome 3, ASM1680809v1, whole genome shotgun sequence genome contains:
- the LOC108324719 gene encoding polygalacturonase, giving the protein MKFSMIILLLSFSTINFILVQSVTLEISKFGGKPNQDIAKALTSAWAEACASTSAVKIVIPSGTYQMTHVDVKGPCKAPIEIQVDGTIKAPVKPEDVGGDQLLRIGYVNSLTISGNGVFDGQGSYAWKHNDCSKQVKCKLLGMNLGFNFINNSIVRGITTKDSKHFHVNVLGCNNFTFDGFKVTAPGDSANTDGIHIGRSTGVNVLNTQIATGDDCVSLGDGSRQVLVQNVTCGPGHGISIGSLGKYKEEEPVEGITVKGCTLKGTTNGVRIKTWPNQPGTITVTDMKFEDITMDNVSNPVIIDQEYCPWNQCSKQNPSKIKISKVIIKNIKGTSGTKEGLVLACSSGVPCEGVEISNVDLTFNGAPATATCSNVKPKITGKVPECTAPTTKKE